The following coding sequences lie in one Bifidobacterium sp. ESL0690 genomic window:
- a CDS encoding sugar ABC transporter permease, producing the protein MSDSSSSDIAEVGADLAAVGEAGAIEAHDQPPEPQRQKGGRLDAKAISHRNLRNGLIFISPNFIGFILLTLVPVLSLFYIAFTKWSAFGMPVFNGLVNWVRLIHDRIFWQTVWHTFYYSLVHIPLTLAIAFGLAVLLNSKLKGRGFFRTVAFMPYVTSMVAAAQVWAMLFDPKSGPINQFLKLFVGDGNVPGWLGSTKWAMPAVIIVGTWREVGYYMILLLAGLQTIPSELYEAAELDGANGWKRFWHVTVPCMRPTLFFVMVTLTIGSFKILDLTLIMTDGGPGTTTEVLAQYIYSVAFDNGDYGYASAVSLVLLFICMVVTLIQFWYNNSKEN; encoded by the coding sequence ATGTCGGATTCTTCTAGTTCGGATATTGCCGAGGTGGGTGCCGATCTCGCCGCGGTAGGGGAGGCGGGTGCCATCGAGGCACACGACCAACCGCCGGAACCGCAACGGCAAAAAGGCGGGAGATTGGATGCGAAGGCGATTTCGCATCGTAACCTTCGCAACGGGTTGATCTTCATTTCGCCTAACTTCATCGGCTTCATCCTGCTGACGCTGGTCCCGGTGCTTTCGCTCTTCTACATCGCGTTCACCAAGTGGTCCGCGTTCGGTATGCCGGTGTTCAACGGCCTAGTCAACTGGGTTCGCCTGATCCATGACCGCATCTTCTGGCAGACCGTTTGGCACACGTTCTACTATTCGCTGGTCCACATTCCGCTGACGTTGGCGATCGCCTTCGGTCTGGCGGTCTTGCTGAATTCCAAGCTCAAAGGCCGTGGCTTCTTCCGCACGGTCGCGTTCATGCCGTATGTCACTTCCATGGTGGCGGCGGCGCAGGTCTGGGCCATGCTTTTCGACCCGAAGTCCGGCCCGATCAACCAGTTCCTCAAGCTTTTCGTCGGCGACGGCAACGTGCCCGGATGGCTCGGTTCCACCAAGTGGGCAATGCCCGCGGTCATTATCGTCGGCACTTGGCGCGAGGTCGGCTACTACATGATTCTTCTGCTGGCCGGTCTGCAGACGATTCCCAGCGAGCTTTACGAAGCAGCCGAGCTCGACGGCGCGAATGGCTGGAAGCGCTTCTGGCACGTCACGGTGCCCTGCATGCGCCCGACGCTGTTCTTCGTCATGGTCACGTTGACCATCGGCTCGTTCAAGATCTTGGATCTGACCTTGATCATGACCGATGGCGGACCTGGAACGACCACGGAAGTGCTCGCCCAGTACATCTACTCGGTGGCCTTCGATAACGGTGATTACGGCTATGCTTCGGCGGTTTCGTTGGTATTGCTGTTCATCTGTATGGTGGTCACGCTGATCCAGTTCTGGTACAACAATTCGAAGGAGAACTAA
- a CDS encoding carbohydrate ABC transporter permease — translation MSTQAVAPQLAEAGAVAPEIPFNKKPKSPLKIVGTIVGYLAMIFVAAFTLLPFFWMVLSSLKPNNEVYTVPIKWFPSAWQWHNYAAIWTKSNMTTWILNTLFFAIIVTALQVFTGSFAAYGFSKIPFRGHNALFLVYIATMAVPWQAYMIPQFKMIAAVGLSDTRWSIILLQAFGAFGVFMMKQFYDTIPEDLSEAARLDGLSEFGIYWKIVLPLSGPSIAALAIITFTNTWNDYMGPLIYLRSANLWTIQIGLKQFISQYNADYAMIMTGSVISVLPIIIVFLIGQKQFIEGIATSGMKG, via the coding sequence ATGTCTACGCAAGCAGTAGCTCCTCAATTGGCTGAGGCCGGTGCCGTAGCGCCCGAGATCCCCTTCAACAAGAAGCCCAAGTCCCCGCTGAAGATCGTCGGCACGATTGTCGGCTATCTTGCCATGATTTTCGTGGCCGCGTTCACGCTGTTGCCGTTCTTCTGGATGGTGCTTTCGTCCCTGAAGCCGAACAACGAAGTCTATACGGTGCCGATCAAGTGGTTCCCCTCGGCATGGCAGTGGCATAATTACGCGGCCATCTGGACGAAGTCCAACATGACCACATGGATTCTGAACACGCTGTTCTTCGCGATCATCGTCACGGCGTTGCAGGTCTTCACTGGTTCGTTCGCTGCCTACGGCTTCTCGAAGATTCCGTTCCGCGGCCACAACGCCCTGTTCCTGGTCTATATCGCGACGATGGCCGTGCCGTGGCAGGCCTACATGATTCCGCAGTTCAAGATGATCGCGGCCGTCGGCCTTTCCGACACCCGTTGGTCGATCATTTTGCTACAGGCGTTCGGCGCGTTCGGCGTGTTCATGATGAAACAGTTCTACGACACGATACCCGAGGACTTGTCGGAAGCGGCAAGACTTGACGGCCTGAGCGAGTTCGGCATCTACTGGAAGATCGTGCTTCCGCTTTCCGGCCCGTCCATCGCGGCGTTGGCGATCATCACCTTCACCAACACGTGGAACGACTACATGGGCCCGTTGATCTACTTGCGTTCCGCAAACCTGTGGACCATCCAGATCGGCTTGAAGCAGTTCATCTCGCAGTACAACGCTGATTACGCGATGATTATGACCGGCTCCGTCATCTCGGTGCTCCCGATTATCATCGTCTTCCTCATCGGCCAGAAGCAGTTCATCGAAGGCATCGCAACCTCCGGCATGAAGGGCTGA
- a CDS encoding extracellular solute-binding protein, translated as MKVSRPVGALAAVSALAMLLAGCGGGGAQKSGASDANAFDKNAKTEITMGGWSLKMTPEFQKLVDGFEAEYPNVTIKLKEYSADDYDKQLTADISAGAQPDVFPLKNTVKYDTYAKSGGLADISDIAKKYADHKGFDDSMYKTKDGKYYALPYRADHWVLFYNKDMFKKAGVKTPDATWTWNDYTKAGEELKKKLPAAGYDANSVYPMYQHNWQSLIQSFALAQNGQPAEKTYLKGDFGYMKPYYQRALKWQDDKLTINYNTSFTNKVQYQAQFGTQKAAMMPMGTWYAASFLSQQKTGDAQKFDWGMAPVPQNPSKKIPSTPITFGSPTGLMVSAKSTGQKAAAAKKFVEWAVGEGGADVLAKLTTTPAYINDKVTKDFFAADGMATDQESKDAWSKFDMKLEAPVSDATDTVQTLLKTMNSSILTGTSKPDAAINQCQQDVKNQGVLSSN; from the coding sequence ATGAAAGTCTCACGTCCAGTAGGCGCCTTGGCGGCGGTCTCCGCACTCGCAATGCTTCTCGCGGGCTGCGGTGGCGGTGGCGCGCAAAAGAGCGGTGCCTCTGATGCCAATGCATTTGATAAGAACGCGAAAACCGAAATCACCATGGGTGGTTGGTCGCTGAAGATGACCCCTGAGTTCCAAAAGCTGGTCGACGGTTTCGAAGCGGAATATCCGAACGTAACAATCAAGCTCAAGGAATACAGCGCAGATGATTACGACAAGCAGCTTACCGCCGATATCTCCGCCGGCGCGCAGCCCGATGTCTTCCCGCTGAAGAACACCGTGAAGTACGATACGTACGCCAAGTCCGGAGGTTTGGCCGATATCAGCGATATCGCCAAGAAGTACGCCGATCACAAGGGCTTCGACGATTCGATGTACAAGACCAAGGACGGCAAGTACTACGCGTTGCCGTATCGCGCCGATCACTGGGTCCTCTTCTATAACAAGGACATGTTCAAGAAGGCCGGGGTCAAGACTCCCGATGCCACTTGGACGTGGAACGACTACACCAAGGCCGGCGAAGAGCTGAAGAAGAAGCTCCCTGCCGCCGGATACGACGCTAATTCCGTCTACCCGATGTACCAGCACAACTGGCAGTCCCTGATCCAGTCCTTCGCGCTTGCCCAGAACGGCCAGCCTGCGGAGAAGACCTATCTCAAGGGCGATTTCGGCTACATGAAGCCTTATTACCAGCGTGCGCTGAAGTGGCAGGACGACAAGCTGACCATCAACTACAACACTTCCTTCACCAACAAGGTGCAGTATCAGGCGCAGTTCGGCACGCAGAAGGCCGCGATGATGCCGATGGGCACCTGGTACGCCGCTTCGTTCCTGAGCCAGCAGAAGACCGGCGATGCTCAGAAGTTCGATTGGGGCATGGCTCCGGTTCCGCAGAACCCGAGCAAGAAGATTCCTTCCACCCCGATCACCTTCGGCAGCCCGACCGGCCTGATGGTCTCCGCCAAGTCCACCGGACAGAAGGCCGCCGCGGCCAAGAAGTTCGTTGAATGGGCCGTCGGCGAAGGCGGTGCGGACGTGCTCGCCAAGCTCACCACGACTCCTGCCTACATCAACGACAAGGTCACCAAGGACTTCTTCGCGGCCGATGGCATGGCCACCGATCAGGAATCCAAGGACGCCTGGTCGAAGTTTGACATGAAGCTCGAAGCTCCTGTCAGCGACGCCACCGATACGGTCCAGACCTTGCTCAAGACCATGAACTCTTCGATTCTTACCGGCACCTCGAAGCCCGATGCGGCCATCAACCAGTGCCAGCAAGATGTCAAGAACCAGGGCGTGCTCAGTAGTAACTGA